A region of Leifsonia xyli DNA encodes the following proteins:
- a CDS encoding succinate--CoA ligase subunit beta — protein MDLYEYQARDLFEKYGVPVLPGIVADTPEEVRAAAEKLGGVTVVKAQVKVGGRGKAGGVKVAKTPDEAEEAAKAILGLDIKGHVVRRVMVAGGARIAREFYFSVLLDRANRSYLSLTSVEGGMEIEQLAVEKPEALARIEVDPRGGVDHAKAVEIAKAAGFPDDLVEKVADVFVKLYEVYTGEDATLVEVNPLVLTEEGDIIALDGKVTLDENADFRHPDHEALEDKAAADPLEAKAKAANLNYVKLDGQVGIIGNGAGLVMSTLDVVSYAGEKHSGVKPANFLDIGGGASAEVMAAGLDVILNDPQVKSVFVNVFGGITACDAVANGIVNALQILGDEANKPLVVRLDGNKVDEGRRILTEANHPLVTLALTMDEGADKAAELAAK, from the coding sequence GTGGATCTATACGAGTACCAGGCCAGAGACCTGTTCGAGAAGTACGGGGTCCCGGTCCTTCCGGGCATCGTCGCGGACACCCCCGAGGAGGTGCGCGCGGCAGCCGAGAAGCTCGGCGGCGTGACCGTCGTCAAGGCGCAGGTGAAGGTCGGCGGGCGCGGCAAGGCCGGTGGCGTGAAGGTCGCCAAGACCCCGGACGAGGCGGAAGAGGCCGCGAAGGCCATCCTGGGCCTCGACATCAAGGGCCACGTGGTCCGTCGCGTGATGGTCGCCGGTGGCGCCCGCATCGCCCGCGAGTTCTACTTCTCGGTGCTCCTCGACCGGGCCAACCGCTCGTACCTGTCGCTGACCAGCGTCGAGGGCGGCATGGAGATCGAGCAGCTCGCCGTCGAGAAGCCCGAGGCGCTCGCCCGCATCGAGGTGGACCCGCGCGGCGGCGTCGACCACGCGAAGGCCGTCGAGATCGCGAAGGCCGCCGGCTTCCCGGACGACCTCGTCGAGAAGGTCGCCGACGTCTTCGTGAAGCTCTACGAGGTCTACACCGGCGAGGACGCGACCCTGGTCGAGGTGAACCCGCTGGTCCTCACCGAGGAGGGCGACATCATCGCCCTCGACGGCAAGGTCACCCTCGACGAGAACGCCGACTTCCGTCACCCCGACCACGAGGCGCTCGAGGACAAGGCCGCAGCCGACCCGCTGGAGGCGAAGGCGAAGGCCGCGAACCTCAACTACGTCAAGCTCGACGGCCAGGTCGGCATCATCGGCAACGGCGCGGGCCTCGTCATGTCGACGCTCGACGTCGTCTCCTACGCCGGCGAGAAGCACAGCGGCGTGAAGCCGGCGAACTTCCTCGACATCGGCGGCGGTGCGTCCGCCGAGGTCATGGCGGCGGGCCTCGACGTCATCCTGAACGACCCGCAGGTGAAGAGCGTGTTCGTCAACGTCTTCGGCGGCATCACCGCGTGCGACGCGGTCGCGAACGGCATCGTGAACGCCCTGCAGATCCTGGGTGACGAGGCGAACAAGCCGCTCGTCGTGCGGCTGGACGGCAACAAGGTCGACGAGGGCCGCCGCATCCTCACCGAGGCGAACCATCCGCTGGTCACCCTCGCGCTCACCATGGACGAGGGCGCCGACAAGGCCGCCGAGCTGGCCGCGAAGTAA
- a CDS encoding ATP-dependent DNA helicase PcrA, which yields MTSLPDAPQTTPSSVPIILDGWQGDGAAPAADGSGSRGSGSGHWGPSERLFAGLNPQQREAAEYRGQALLIVAGAGSGKTSVLTRRIAGLIESREAWPSEILAITFTNKAANEMRERVEQLLGGKAQGMWISTFHSACVRILRREAETIGKTPSFTIYDSGDSRALLKRIIKELDADTLGFTVGSAANRISKLKNELTDLETHARTANLSDPQEVMFLEIFRQYTRELRRANAFDFDDLIAETVFLFRAFPRVAALYQSRFRHILVDEYQDTNHAQYSLIRELTMPVAPDIVDDLESHGRNVRPLRDAAGVIPPASLTVVGDSDQSIYAFRGADIRNIVEFERDFPGAKVILLEQNYRSTQNILSAANAVIANNFDRKDKKLWTAVGDGEKIIGYTGYSGHDEAQFVADEIEKLHSAGMAYKDIAVFYRTNAQTRALEEIFIRCALPYKVMGGTKFYERAEIKDAMAYLITVANPSDMLALRRILNTPKRGIGPATETQLASYAEDNGLTFRAAMRDAASLGLGPKVTNAILQLSNLLDEAASKIDPSNPAGVSPVADVLTFLLDGSGYLEVLRNSRDPQDEARAENVDELVAVTREFARNNPDGTLVDFLTEVSLVAAADEIDDSSGAVSLMTLHTAKGLEYDAVFLTGIEEDLLPHRMSANEPGGPAEERRLFYVGITRAKKRLFLSLAMTRAQFGETAVAMPSRYLQEIPADLIDWRQSPGSANGRGGTQSRALNARRPGLGAGSGSGSGGWNDSLAAPAFRQERPKAEWPNRVTGKVRDNGDLELEPGDRIRHADFGEGRVTAVTGQGAKRVAHVQFEKVGAKKLLIKIAPIDKL from the coding sequence ATGACGAGCCTCCCCGACGCCCCGCAGACCACCCCCTCCTCCGTCCCGATCATCCTGGACGGGTGGCAGGGCGACGGCGCAGCTCCCGCCGCCGACGGCAGCGGTTCGCGCGGGTCCGGCTCGGGCCACTGGGGACCGAGTGAGCGGCTGTTCGCCGGTCTGAACCCGCAGCAGCGCGAGGCCGCGGAGTACCGCGGGCAGGCCCTTCTCATCGTGGCCGGCGCCGGATCCGGCAAGACGAGCGTGCTCACCCGCCGCATCGCCGGCCTGATCGAGAGCCGCGAGGCCTGGCCGAGCGAGATCCTCGCGATCACGTTCACCAACAAGGCGGCCAACGAGATGCGCGAGCGCGTCGAGCAGCTGCTCGGCGGCAAGGCCCAGGGCATGTGGATCTCGACGTTCCACTCGGCCTGCGTCCGCATCCTGCGCCGCGAGGCCGAGACGATCGGCAAGACCCCGAGCTTCACGATCTACGACTCGGGCGACAGCCGGGCCCTGCTCAAGCGCATCATCAAGGAGCTGGACGCCGACACGCTCGGCTTCACCGTCGGATCCGCGGCGAACCGCATCTCGAAGCTGAAGAACGAGCTGACCGATCTCGAGACGCACGCCCGCACGGCGAACCTCAGCGATCCGCAGGAGGTGATGTTCCTCGAGATCTTCCGCCAGTACACCCGCGAGCTCCGCCGCGCCAACGCGTTCGACTTCGACGACCTCATCGCCGAGACGGTGTTCCTCTTCCGTGCCTTCCCGCGCGTCGCGGCCCTGTACCAGAGCCGCTTCCGGCACATCCTCGTCGACGAGTACCAGGACACGAACCACGCGCAGTACTCGCTGATCCGCGAGCTGACGATGCCGGTCGCGCCGGACATCGTCGACGACCTGGAATCGCACGGGCGCAATGTCCGTCCGCTGCGCGATGCCGCCGGTGTCATCCCGCCCGCGTCGCTCACCGTGGTCGGCGACTCGGACCAGTCGATCTACGCCTTCCGCGGCGCCGACATCCGCAACATCGTCGAGTTCGAGCGTGACTTCCCCGGAGCAAAGGTCATCCTGCTGGAGCAGAACTACCGCTCGACGCAGAACATCCTCAGCGCCGCCAATGCGGTCATCGCCAACAACTTCGACCGCAAGGACAAGAAGTTGTGGACCGCCGTGGGCGACGGCGAGAAGATCATCGGCTATACCGGCTACTCGGGTCACGACGAGGCTCAGTTCGTCGCCGACGAGATCGAGAAGCTCCACAGCGCTGGCATGGCGTACAAGGACATCGCCGTGTTCTACCGCACCAACGCCCAGACCCGAGCGCTCGAGGAGATCTTCATCCGCTGCGCGCTGCCGTACAAGGTGATGGGCGGCACGAAGTTCTACGAGCGCGCCGAGATCAAGGACGCGATGGCGTACCTGATCACGGTGGCCAATCCGAGCGACATGCTCGCGCTCCGTCGCATCCTGAACACGCCGAAGCGCGGGATCGGCCCCGCGACCGAGACCCAGTTGGCGAGCTACGCGGAGGACAACGGACTCACGTTCCGCGCCGCGATGCGCGACGCGGCGTCGCTCGGCCTCGGCCCGAAGGTGACGAACGCGATCCTGCAGCTGTCGAACCTGCTCGACGAGGCGGCGAGCAAGATCGACCCGTCGAACCCGGCGGGCGTCTCGCCGGTGGCGGATGTGCTGACCTTCCTGCTCGACGGCAGCGGCTACCTCGAGGTGCTGCGCAACAGCCGCGACCCGCAGGACGAGGCGCGCGCCGAGAACGTCGACGAGCTCGTCGCGGTCACCCGCGAGTTCGCCCGCAACAATCCCGACGGCACGCTGGTCGACTTCCTCACCGAGGTCTCGCTGGTCGCGGCGGCCGACGAGATCGACGACTCGAGCGGCGCCGTCTCGCTGATGACGCTCCACACCGCGAAGGGACTGGAGTACGACGCCGTGTTCCTCACCGGCATCGAGGAGGACCTGCTCCCGCACCGCATGTCGGCCAACGAGCCCGGCGGCCCGGCGGAGGAGCGGCGCCTGTTCTACGTGGGGATCACGCGCGCCAAGAAGCGGCTGTTCCTGTCGCTCGCCATGACGCGGGCGCAGTTCGGCGAGACCGCCGTGGCGATGCCGAGCCGTTACCTGCAAGAGATCCCCGCCGATCTGATCGACTGGCGACAGTCGCCGGGCTCGGCGAACGGACGCGGCGGCACGCAGTCGCGCGCGCTCAACGCGCGACGCCCCGGTCTCGGCGCCGGTTCCGGCAGCGGCTCGGGCGGCTGGAACGACTCGCTCGCGGCTCCGGCGTTCCGGCAGGAGCGCCCCAAGGCCGAGTGGCCGAACCGCGTGACGGGCAAGGTCCGCGACAACGGCGACCTGGAGCTGGAGCCCGGTGACCGCATCCGGCACGCCGATTTCGGCGAGGGTCGGGTGACGGCCGTGACCGGGCAGGGTGCCAAGCGCGTGGCGCACGTGCAGTTCGAGAAGGTGGGCGCGAAGAAGCTCCTCATCAAGATCGCTCCGATCGACAAGCTGTGA
- a CDS encoding potassium transporter has protein sequence MHLGEDLIVLGLLLLVAYVLGRLGKLVGLPAIPIYMLVGLLASPHTGWFPLNFESDYIELIAVFGLILLLFNLGLEFDQDEFFGNFGKLIVSGGSYILINMGVGLIFGFMVGWGTREALIIAGMTATSSSAIVTKLLIELRRLANTETPMILGVTVVEDIFIAIYLAIVSVVLSGETDFWPVVAKLAIAFAFLVVMFTIARWGGRFVSRLFRTKDDELFTILFFGFAVLFAGIGEILGVTDAIGAFLIGLVLGATKYRNKIEHIAIPLRDVFAAFFFLNFGLALNPAQFPSVIVPVLVAVLLTIVLNIAAGQFVAWINGFGVQAGINTTVILQNRGEFALILATLSLAAGLDERIQPFAGLYVLIMAVLGPILAANSEKIGAMILRSGPKRRRERKKKRDPMLDEEIALVEAATADLDPDAQRDTRSADETQRAVDRMVEAAMQEHDINGERAGEPAGERERD, from the coding sequence CCCGCGATTCCGATCTACATGCTCGTCGGTCTGCTGGCGAGCCCGCACACCGGCTGGTTCCCGCTCAACTTCGAGAGCGATTACATCGAGCTCATCGCCGTCTTCGGGCTCATCCTGCTGCTCTTCAATCTGGGGCTGGAATTCGACCAGGACGAGTTCTTCGGCAACTTCGGCAAGCTGATCGTCTCCGGCGGCTCGTACATCCTCATCAACATGGGCGTCGGGTTGATCTTCGGCTTCATGGTCGGCTGGGGCACCCGTGAGGCGCTCATCATCGCCGGGATGACGGCGACCTCGTCGTCCGCGATCGTCACCAAGCTGCTCATCGAGCTGCGGAGGCTGGCGAACACCGAGACGCCCATGATCCTCGGCGTCACCGTGGTCGAGGACATCTTCATCGCGATCTACCTCGCGATCGTGTCCGTCGTGCTGAGCGGCGAGACCGACTTCTGGCCGGTCGTGGCCAAGCTCGCGATCGCGTTCGCCTTCCTCGTCGTGATGTTCACGATCGCGCGGTGGGGCGGCCGGTTCGTGTCGCGGCTGTTCCGCACCAAGGACGACGAACTGTTCACGATCCTGTTCTTCGGGTTCGCGGTGCTGTTCGCCGGCATCGGCGAGATCCTCGGCGTCACGGATGCGATCGGCGCGTTCCTGATCGGCCTGGTGCTGGGGGCGACGAAGTACCGCAACAAGATCGAGCACATCGCCATCCCGCTGCGGGACGTCTTCGCGGCGTTCTTCTTCCTCAACTTCGGTCTCGCGCTGAACCCCGCGCAGTTCCCGTCGGTCATCGTGCCCGTGCTGGTCGCGGTGCTGCTGACGATCGTGCTCAACATCGCCGCCGGGCAGTTCGTCGCGTGGATCAACGGGTTCGGCGTGCAGGCCGGCATCAATACGACGGTGATCCTGCAGAACCGCGGAGAGTTCGCGCTGATCCTGGCAACGCTGTCGCTCGCGGCGGGACTGGACGAGCGCATCCAGCCGTTCGCGGGCCTCTATGTGCTGATCATGGCCGTGCTCGGCCCGATCCTCGCAGCGAACTCCGAGAAGATCGGTGCGATGATCCTCAGGTCCGGCCCCAAGCGCCGACGCGAACGGAAGAAGAAGCGCGATCCCATGCTCGACGAGGAGATCGCGCTCGTGGAGGCCGCGACGGCCGACCTCGACCCCGACGCGCAGCGTGACACGCGGAGCGCGGACGAGACGCAGCGCGCGGTCGACCGGATGGTCGAGGCCGCGATGCAGGAACACGACATCAACGGTGAGCGGGCCGGGGAGCCGGCCGGCGAGCGGGAACGGGATTGA
- a CDS encoding succinate--CoA ligase subunit alpha: MSIFLNKDSKVIVQGITGGEGTKHTALMLKAGTQVVGGVNARKAGTTVTHGDVELPVFGTVVEAIEKTGADVSIIFVPPAFAKDAMVEAIDAEIPLLVVITEGIPVQDSAEAWAYAKEKGNKTRIIGPNCPGIITPGESLVGITPATITGKGPIGLVSKSGTLTYQMMYELRDLGFSTAIGIGGDPIIGTTHIDALAAFEADPETKAIVMIGEIGGDAEERAADFIKANVTKPVVGYVAGFTAPEGKTMGHAGAIVSGSAGTAQAKKEALEAAGVKVGKTPSETAQLLREVYAAL, from the coding sequence ATGTCTATCTTCCTCAACAAGGACTCCAAGGTCATCGTCCAGGGCATCACCGGCGGTGAGGGCACCAAGCACACCGCTCTGATGCTGAAGGCCGGCACTCAGGTCGTCGGCGGCGTCAACGCGCGCAAGGCCGGCACGACCGTCACCCACGGCGACGTCGAGCTGCCCGTCTTCGGCACGGTCGTCGAGGCGATCGAGAAGACCGGCGCCGACGTGTCGATCATCTTCGTGCCGCCGGCGTTCGCGAAGGACGCGATGGTCGAGGCCATCGACGCCGAGATCCCGCTCCTGGTGGTCATCACCGAGGGCATCCCGGTGCAGGACTCGGCCGAGGCCTGGGCCTACGCCAAGGAGAAGGGCAACAAGACCCGGATCATCGGCCCGAACTGCCCCGGCATCATCACGCCGGGCGAGTCGCTCGTCGGCATCACCCCCGCGACGATCACCGGCAAGGGCCCGATCGGCCTGGTCTCGAAGTCCGGCACGCTGACGTACCAGATGATGTACGAGCTCCGCGACCTCGGCTTCTCGACCGCGATCGGCATCGGCGGCGACCCGATCATCGGCACCACGCATATCGACGCGCTCGCCGCGTTCGAGGCCGACCCGGAGACCAAGGCGATCGTCATGATCGGCGAGATCGGCGGCGACGCCGAGGAGCGCGCGGCCGACTTCATCAAGGCCAACGTCACCAAGCCGGTCGTCGGCTACGTGGCCGGCTTCACGGCGCCCGAGGGCAAGACAATGGGCCACGCCGGCGCCATCGTGTCGGGCTCCGCCGGCACGGCGCAGGCCAAGAAGGAGGCCCTGGAGGCCGCGGGCGTGAAGGTCGGCAAGACGCCGTCCGAGACCGCCCAGCTGCTCCGCGAGGTGTACGCCGCGCTCTGA
- a CDS encoding glycerophosphodiester phosphodiesterase, which produces MRPRNAPVIIGHRGAPGYRPEHTRGSYELAFQLGADAVEPDLVATKDGVLVIRHENEISGTTDVAGRPEFADRRTTKEVDGVALTGWFTEDFTWDELATLRARERIPALRQASSTFDGHYPLLRLRDLLDLLDRVTDGSRAPGLVAELKHATYFEAAGLPLDELFTAELADAGWTDRAGIVVESFEKTVLAQLYERGFRGRRVYLLEDTGAPADRVAALGSSAPGYDTDLTLRGLYALGSAGSPADRVDGISVETTQVLSSGSVSVALFGEEDAADVGAVTSDLVDLAHSAGLAVFCWTLRPENGMLPEEFRSGGSASDWGDWRRYYSILLHSGVDGVFADHPDLAVAVRDGH; this is translated from the coding sequence ATGCGCCCGCGGAACGCCCCTGTCATCATCGGGCACCGCGGTGCGCCGGGGTACCGGCCGGAGCACACGCGCGGCTCCTACGAGCTCGCCTTCCAGCTCGGCGCCGACGCGGTCGAGCCGGATCTGGTGGCGACGAAGGACGGCGTGCTGGTCATCCGCCACGAGAACGAGATCTCGGGCACCACCGACGTCGCCGGCCGTCCGGAGTTCGCGGACCGGCGCACCACCAAGGAGGTGGACGGCGTCGCCCTCACCGGCTGGTTCACCGAGGACTTCACCTGGGACGAGCTGGCCACCCTCCGTGCGCGGGAGCGCATCCCCGCTCTGCGCCAGGCCAGCTCGACGTTCGACGGTCACTACCCGCTGCTGCGGCTGCGCGACCTGCTCGACCTCCTCGACCGCGTCACCGACGGCTCCAGGGCGCCCGGCCTGGTCGCGGAGCTGAAGCACGCCACCTACTTCGAGGCGGCCGGACTGCCGCTCGACGAGCTGTTCACGGCCGAGTTGGCGGACGCGGGCTGGACGGATCGCGCCGGCATCGTCGTGGAGAGCTTCGAGAAGACGGTCCTGGCCCAGCTGTACGAGCGCGGGTTCCGCGGGAGGCGCGTGTACCTGCTCGAGGACACGGGCGCGCCCGCCGACCGCGTCGCGGCCCTCGGGTCGTCCGCGCCCGGCTACGACACGGACCTCACGCTGCGCGGGCTGTACGCCCTGGGCTCTGCCGGGTCGCCGGCCGATCGCGTCGACGGCATCAGCGTCGAGACGACGCAGGTGCTCTCGTCGGGCTCGGTGTCGGTCGCCCTCTTCGGCGAAGAGGACGCGGCGGACGTGGGCGCGGTCACCTCCGACCTGGTCGACCTGGCCCACTCGGCCGGTCTCGCCGTGTTCTGCTGGACGCTGCGACCCGAGAACGGCATGCTCCCGGAGGAGTTCCGGTCGGGCGGCTCCGCGTCCGACTGGGGCGACTGGCGGCGCTACTACTCGATCCTGCTGCATTCCGGAGTGGACGGGGTCTTCGCCGACCATCCCGATCTGGCCGTCGCCGTGCGGGACGGCCACTGA
- the guaA gene encoding GMP synthetase (contains glutamine-hydrolyzing domain and glutamine amidotransferase; GMP-binding domain; functions to produce GMP from XMP in the IMP pathway), protein MSDSTNTADSANPTGPVLVVDFGAQYAQLIARRVREANVYSEIVPHTVTAAEIAEKRPAGIVLSGGPSSVYEEGAPRLDEAILDLGVPVLGICYGFQVMATALGGEVAKTGQREYGSTAVRISDSGVLLDGQPEQQTAWMSHGDSVSRAPEGFEVLASTEGTPVAAFANDERKLYGVQWHPEVKHSTYGQAVLENFLHRAAGIPADWNSGNVIADQVAAIKAQVGSGRVICGLSGGVDSAVAAALVHKAVGDQLVCVFVDHGLLRKDEARQVEEDYVKATGIRLVTVNAQEQFLTALAGVSDPETKRKIIGREFIRVFEQAQADLIAEAASEGDPIRFLVQGTLYPDVVESGGGAGTANIKSHHNVGGLPEDLQFELVEPLRTLFKDEVRAIGRELGLPEEIVGRQPFPGPGLGIRIVGEVTQERLDLLRDADAIVRAELTAAGLDQEIWQCPVVLLADVRSVGVQGDGRTYGHPIVLRPVSSEDAMTADWTRLPYDLLAKISNRITNEVDGVNRVVLDVTSKPPGTIEWE, encoded by the coding sequence ATTAGCGATTCAACGAACACGGCCGACTCTGCGAACCCGACCGGCCCCGTCCTCGTCGTCGACTTCGGCGCGCAGTACGCACAGCTGATCGCGCGCCGCGTGCGCGAGGCCAACGTGTACTCGGAGATCGTGCCGCACACCGTCACGGCCGCCGAGATCGCCGAGAAGCGACCCGCGGGCATCGTCCTCTCCGGCGGTCCCTCGTCGGTGTACGAGGAGGGCGCCCCGCGGCTGGACGAGGCCATCCTCGACCTCGGCGTCCCCGTCCTGGGCATCTGCTACGGCTTCCAGGTGATGGCCACCGCGCTCGGCGGCGAGGTCGCCAAGACCGGCCAGCGCGAATACGGTTCGACCGCGGTCCGGATCTCGGATTCTGGCGTCCTGCTGGACGGCCAGCCGGAGCAGCAGACGGCGTGGATGAGCCACGGCGATTCGGTCTCCCGCGCGCCCGAGGGTTTCGAGGTGCTGGCCTCCACGGAGGGCACCCCCGTCGCGGCGTTCGCCAACGACGAGCGCAAGCTGTACGGCGTGCAGTGGCACCCCGAGGTGAAGCACTCGACGTACGGCCAGGCCGTGCTCGAGAACTTCCTGCACCGCGCGGCGGGCATCCCCGCAGACTGGAACAGCGGCAACGTGATCGCCGACCAGGTGGCGGCGATCAAGGCGCAGGTCGGCTCCGGCCGCGTCATCTGCGGACTGTCCGGCGGCGTCGACTCGGCGGTAGCCGCGGCGCTCGTGCACAAGGCCGTCGGCGACCAGCTGGTCTGCGTCTTCGTCGACCACGGTCTGCTCCGCAAGGACGAGGCGCGTCAGGTCGAGGAGGACTACGTCAAGGCGACCGGCATCCGCCTGGTAACCGTGAACGCGCAGGAGCAGTTCCTGACTGCGCTCGCCGGCGTCAGCGACCCGGAGACCAAGCGCAAGATTATCGGCCGCGAGTTCATCCGCGTCTTCGAGCAGGCGCAGGCCGACCTGATCGCCGAGGCGGCCAGCGAGGGCGACCCGATCCGCTTCCTCGTCCAGGGCACCCTGTACCCGGACGTCGTGGAGTCGGGCGGCGGAGCCGGCACGGCGAACATCAAGAGCCACCACAACGTCGGCGGTCTGCCGGAGGACCTCCAGTTCGAGCTGGTGGAGCCGCTGCGCACGCTGTTCAAGGACGAGGTGCGCGCGATCGGCCGTGAGCTGGGCCTGCCGGAGGAGATCGTCGGGCGTCAGCCGTTCCCCGGGCCGGGACTCGGCATCCGGATCGTCGGCGAGGTGACGCAGGAGCGTCTCGACCTGCTGCGGGATGCGGACGCGATCGTCCGCGCCGAGCTGACGGCCGCCGGACTCGACCAGGAGATCTGGCAGTGCCCGGTCGTGCTGCTCGCGGATGTGCGCTCGGTGGGCGTGCAGGGCGACGGCCGCACGTACGGCCACCCGATCGTGCTGCGCCCGGTGTCGAGCGAGGACGCGATGACCGCCGACTGGACGCGCCTGCCGTACGACCTGCTCGCGAAGATCTCGAACCGCATCACGAACGAGGTGGACGGCGTGAACCGCGTCGTCCTCGACGTCACGTCGAAGCCGCCGGGGACCATCGAGTGGGAGTGA